The following is a genomic window from Micromonospora cathayae.
GCATCAGGAACCGGCGGCGACCGAACAGCCCCCGGGCGGTGATCCAGGTGACGGTGGACATGTCAGGCCTCCACGAGGTAGGAGAAGACGCTCTCCAGGGACTCGTCCTCGGGCAGCAGCCGGCGGACCCGGATGCCCTCCTTCAGCGCGATGCGGGGCAGCGCCCGGGTGAACGCGCCGTAGTCGCCGGCCCGCACGGTCAGGCCGGAGCGGTCCAGTTCGACCCCGTTGACCGAGGGCTCGGCCATCAGCGCGACGGCCAGGGCCCGGTCGTCGGTGGACTGCACGGCGAACACGTGCGGCCGGTTGGTCATCAGCCGGCGGATGGTCCGGAAGTCACCGGAGGCGGCCAGCCGGCCGGCCACCATCACCTGCACGGTGCCGGAGACCTGCTCGACCTCCTCCAGGATGTGCGAGCTGAACAGGATGGTCCGGCCGGCGTCGCCGAGCCGGTGCAGCAGCCCCATCATGTGCAGCCGCTGACGCGGGTCCATGCCGTTGAACGGCTCGTCGAGCAGCAGCACCTGCGGGTCGTGGACCAGCGCGGCGGCCACCCGGGTGCGCTGCCGCATGCCCTTGGAGTAGGTGCCGATCCGCCGGTTCTGGGCGTCCTCCATCTCGACCAGGTCGATCGCCCGGCGGGTCGCCGCCGCCGGGTCGGGCAGCTTGTGCAGCTTCGCGCTGGCCAGCACGAACTCGTACGCGGTGAGGAAGGTCTGCACCGCCTCGCGTTCGCTGACCAGGCCCAGCCG
Proteins encoded in this region:
- a CDS encoding ABC transporter ATP-binding protein, producing the protein MSDLTLTGVSRWYGNVVAVNDVSMTLGPGVTGLLGPNGAGKTTLLHMMAGFLAPSRGTVTLDGEPTWRNPGVYRRLGLVSEREAVQTFLTAYEFVLASAKLHKLPDPAAATRRAIDLVEMEDAQNRRIGTYSKGMRQRTRVAAALVHDPQVLLLDEPFNGMDPRQRLHMMGLLHRLGDAGRTILFSSHILEEVEQVSGTVQVMVAGRLAASGDFRTIRRLMTNRPHVFAVQSTDDRALAVALMAEPSVNGVELDRSGLTVRAGDYGAFTRALPRIALKEGIRVRRLLPEDESLESVFSYLVEA